In Eubalaena glacialis isolate mEubGla1 chromosome 3, mEubGla1.1.hap2.+ XY, whole genome shotgun sequence, the following are encoded in one genomic region:
- the LOC133088688 gene encoding general transcription factor IIF subunit 2-like gives MASRGSRPKPQSIPLSLEGIQQNQRVWLVKLPKYLSQQWSEASGSGEVGKLQIAKNQGKSEISFILNKELTDIRGTDGQPAPVIAPREHQLVLQGVRGQVLTALTERAPDQLSLEGTVVHRGECRPALSENYMRLKRKQIEESSKPARTVQKLEKVVTTNYKPVANHQYNIEYEKKKKENGKRVKADKDQVLTLLFAAFEKHQYYNIKDLVGITMQPVVYLKEILNEIGVRNVKGPHKNTWELKAEYR, from the coding sequence ATGGCCTCCAGAGGCAGCAGACCCAAGCCCCAGAGCATTCCACTCAGCTTGGAGGGAATCCAACAGAACCAGCGGGTATGGCTGGTGAAGCTTCCTAAATACCTGTCACAGCAGTGGTCCGAAGCTTCTGGAAGCGGTGAAGTAGGGAAGCTGCAGATTGCCAAAAATCAAGGGAAGTCTGAAATCTCATTTATTTTGAATAAGGAACTTACAGACATTCGGGGTACAGATGGACAACCTGCCCCAGTCATCGCTCCCAGGGAGCATCAGCTTGTCTTGCAGGGGGTCAGAGGGCAGGTCCTCACAGCGCTGACTGAGCGTGCACCGGATCAGCTCTCCCTGGAAGGAACGGTGGTACATCGGGGAGAATGCAGACCTGCTCTGAGTGAAAACTACATGAGGCTGAAGAGAAAGCAAATAGAGGAGTCTTCCAAACCTGCCAGAACTGTACAGAAACTGGAGAAGGTAGTCACGACCAATTATAAACCTGTTGCCAATCATCAGTACAACATTGaatatgagaagaaaaagaaagaaaatggaaagagagtGAAGGCTGATAAAGATCAAGTTTTAACCTTGCTATTTGCTGCCTTTGAGAAACACCAGTATTATAACATAAAGGACTTGGTTGGCATCACTATGCAACCTGTGGTGTACCTGAAGGAAATCTTGAATGAAATCGGTGTTCGGAATGTAAAAGGGCCCCACAAAAACACATGGGAGCTAAAAGCAGAGTACCGGTAG